A region of the Plectropomus leopardus isolate mb unplaced genomic scaffold, YSFRI_Pleo_2.0 unplaced_scaffold11404, whole genome shotgun sequence genome:
aatatctcATTACTATGCTATACTGATTTTTCCCCACAACTAACATATTCTATGGgctttaatacattttctaaactCTCCTGTAGGGAGGACGCGGACCTGAAACTGGGTCAAAACGTCACAGTTTGGCATGCTAAGCGTTCACCAGGAGACAAGCACATTTTCTCCATTTCCAAGAAACAGTAAAGTTCCCGCAGCTTGTAAGTGGCACCTAAATGACTCCCTGTGGCTGTTAATGAGAGCCTGAAAAAAAGGCTTAACTATGACAATCATAATCACTCTGCTGACTCTGTAACAATCCCAGTCTCCCAGGACTTGTGTCTTCAAAGTGCTCAAGATAAAAATTATACAGTTTAGATTAGAACttataaatatattacaatttGAATTCATTATTAAGAAGATACAAATCGAGGGTTTAAAGTTGTTTACCTTGCAAATCTTAATTTCATATGACATGCATTTATTCAGCCTGAAAGCATAAAGAATCTGTGGGAAATCAGACTCCAAGAGGTAATGTATAGTGCCATCTACTGACACAAAGGGGTCATTACATGGCGCCAAATACatcaatactttttatttataatttaatgggtaaaaaaaaaggacctaCTTTTTCCTACGTTGTCGCTCCTTCAGTCTTGAATGATATATATCAACAACTGAGAGCTTGAGTGCTGAAACAGAATAATACATGAGtaaatgcttttgttgacacaattttcttcagttttgtcaatgaaaaacaattttttaaatttctatttcgATTCTACTCACCACGTAGGATGTCTGAATCATCATCCACAAAGTCAATGTCTTTCAAATCCCATTCTGCATAGTTGTCAAACTCCTACCAGGacagtaaaaatgattttcatcaTCTactggttttatttatatattcccAAGCTCTCATGTAGCTATTCAATAATCACAAATAAGATCACTCTGTCAAGAAAACAATGCATGAGTAAAATAAGAAGCAACAGTAAGAGCATGACTTTCAATAATATTCTACAATAGACCATCTAATGTCCATTTCACCTGTTTGAAATGTTGACAGTATATGTTAGCATGCAGATTATTAAGCAGAAGACACATGTATCCCCTCACCTCCATGAAGTCTGCTCTGGCAGGCATGTATCCAGCCATGTCCCGAGACAGCACAGAGTCAAATGTGGGCCGAGGGGGATCATCAGTGGCTGTAATATTAGAGAAACACATTATATGCACACTGAAATTTAAgcatctgtttgtgttgtgcgtaaaaacaagaaatgagtTCCCTGCAAACCTCTTAGAGCAGTCATGTAAAGAGTTTGTTTGCGCTGCCTCAAGTTTAAGTGTGCTGCGTGAACGTGACAGTGAACGTTTGGCAAGCTTTCAAACACTGTGACAGATGGAATCACGAAGCCCTCCAGAAACTGAGACAAGATCCTGACTCACCAACTGCTTCTGCTCAACTTGTCACTGGCTTTCAGGCTTCAAGTTTCATTTCACCTtgtgttcttttattttgttgtttttttgagtaATTCTTTCTTCTAGCTGCTCTGGAGGCCCATAAATCAACACTActatcattttcaaaacttaaTGTTAATACTGTTAAACAGTAAAGCACACTGGGCTACTGGCTGGGGCGTGGCAACACAgaactaaattaaaatgaaatgagttGCTTATCTTGTGTGGAAATGTAAGAACAGAATAACTTTACTGACTTTGCTGGTTCTTTTTCTGCTGTAACATTAGTGAAAACATGAGGAGGCTGAATGAAGTAGATACTGACGTTTGAAAGGAATAGCGCCCTCTGCAAAGCGAGAGTCTTTTGTTTTCCGGAGGCTGAGCAAGGTGGAGGAGAAGAGCGGGTTGTTGATGAAATTCTTCATATAGTGGCTCTCGCATTCCTCTTTGGTCTTAGTGCGCATTTGATAAGCCACATCTTGCCTGCAGAAGAAATTTACCACAAACAAAAATCGTAAGTGAGCAACAATATctcaaagagttttttttaaagattactttttttaggcttttatgcctttattgtATAGAACAGCCTTTAGAGTgaaaggggaggagagaaatgatgatataaagcagcggctgcaggttggaatcaaacctgcggctgctgctgcaagGATTTAGCCTTTGTATATGGAGTTCCTGCTCGACCAGGTGAGTTAGTGGGTGCCCCATCTCAAAGAAAATTTGCCAAGGTATCTGACTAAAATCCACAaggttttcaggatttttaaaaataaagcagtaCAGTGGACTATgactgtaacatatttttttcatcataacaCTAACTGTAAGGGCCTTTCAGTCAAGGTTTCCATGAAAGGAATAAAGCCCTCTAAATCCTTGTTTGTAATAAAAAGGATATTACGCTTTGCTGACTTACACCTTATGTTCAAAGAccattttatgatttaaaaatagtACAGAATTAATCAGAAATCATGTTAAACTGCAACAAGTTAGGtcaattttaaccctttcattAGGCCCCCAAATTCTCATGTCcaaagacattttcattaagtcatttttacCAAAGAGCAGCACATTAACCACATTAAGAAAATTCATCGAGTGAGTGATGTCATGGAAGTAGCTGTCCTCTTGTGATGAATATTTCGATAGTacttaattttctttaacattacATCAAACAAATAATTATATACAGCATCAGTCTCAGAATATTCTGtctaaataatcaaaatgtgcaaaaagtgaaCACTGTTGCTCTGCAGATTGGAGTCTAGTCACATGAATAATGGGGTAGAAAGGTCAAGGAGGAACATGAATTCCAGGCAAATTTGTGGATTGTTTAGTAAAGATATATTTTAGCCTCAACAAGCCATTAGTGGGGCATCAACAATTTGGTGGAAATTAGATTTACTCTGACCAAGACTGTATTACAGGTTCCCACTCACCAGTTTCCAAAGCCACAGTCCATGACTGCCTCCAACAGGGCCATCTCCTCCTGTGCTGTCCACCCAGGCTCCAGCACAGGGAAGTC
Encoded here:
- the LOC121963481 gene encoding transcriptional adapter 2-alpha-like codes for the protein CFTRGFEYKKHESDHKYEIMTSDFPVLEPGWTAQEEMALLEAVMDCGFGNWQDVAYQMRTKTKEECESHYMKNFINNPLFSSTLLSLRKTKDSRFAEGAIPFKPTDDPPRPTFDSVLSRDMAGYMPARADFMEEFDNYAEWDLKDIDFVDDDSDILRALKLSVVDIYHSRLKERQRRKK